A genomic segment from Zonotrichia albicollis isolate bZonAlb1 chromosome 19, bZonAlb1.hap1, whole genome shotgun sequence encodes:
- the PCTP gene encoding phosphatidylcholine transfer protein: MAAPPELEGAAGMAAPPELEAAAGMAAPPEAQEALSRGFSEEQFGAACRELDQPAPAAAGPWQLLVETMGVRIYRLYHQQSGLYEYKIFGGLADIPPKLCADVYMDLDFRKKWDQYVKELYEETYDGEKVIYWEVKYPFPLSNRDYVYIRESREMDVQGRKIWVVLAKSVAVPQCPEKPGIIRVKSYKQSLVIESDGKAGSKVYMYYFDNPGGMIPTWLVNWAAKSGVPAFLKDIQKACLNYSKTHGC, translated from the exons ATGGCGGCGCCGCCGGAGCTGGAGGGAGCGGCGGGGATGGCGGCGCCGCCGGAGCTGGAGGCAGCGGCGGGGATGGCGGCGCCGCCGGAGGCGCAGGAGGCGCTGTCGCGGGGCTTCTCGGAGGAGCAGTTTGGGGCCGCCTGCCGGGAGCTGGACCAGCCGGCGCCGGCCGCGGCGgggccctggcagctcctggtggagacCATGGGCGTGCGGATCTACCGGCTGTACCACCAG CAATCAGGACTTTATGAATATAAAATCTTTGGTGGTCTTGCTGACATTCCCCCAAAACTGTGTGCTGATGTCTACATGGACTTGGATTTCAGAAAAAAGTGGGATCAGTATGTTAAAG AACTGTATGAGGAAACATATGATGGTGAAAAAGTAATCTACTGGGAAGTGAAGTACCCTTTTCCTCTCTCAAACAGAGAT TATGTCTATATCCGGGAGAGCCGGGAGATGGATGTGCAGGGGAGGAAGATCTGGGTTGTGTTGGCAAAAAGTGTGGCTGTTCCTCAGTGCCCTGAGAAGCCTGGTATTATCAGAGTTAAGAGCTATAAACAAAGCCTGGTAATTGAAAGTGATGGCAAGGCTGGAAGTAAAG TCTATATGTACTACTTCGATAATCCTGGTGGCATGATTCCAACCTGGCTGGTCAACTGGGCTGCCAAG AGTGGTGTGCCTGCTTTCTTGAAGGATATACAAAAAGCTTGCCTTAATTATTCTAAGACACATGGGTGTTGA
- the TMEM100 gene encoding transmembrane protein 100 has product MTNEPIKEILGTPKLPDSVPPEKSNNNDCVITTIPLVSECQLTAATGGAELSCYRCTIPFGVVILIAGTVVTAVAYIFNSHGSIISVFGLVLLSSGLVLLASSAVCWKIRQHKKKAKRRESQTALVANQRTLFG; this is encoded by the coding sequence ATGACAAACGAGCCTATCAAAGAGAtcctgggcaccccaaagcTCCCTGATTCTGTACCCCCAGAGAAGAGCAACAACAATGACTGTGTGATAACCACCATTCCTCTGGTCAGCGAGTGCCAGCTGACGGCAGCCACGGGGGGAGCCGAGCTCTCCTGCTACCGCTGCACCATTCCCTTCGGCGTGGTCATCCTCATCGCCGGCACCGTGGTCACCGCCGTGGCCTACATCTTCAACTCCCATGGCTCCATCATCTCCGTCTTTGGCCTGGTCCTCTTGTCCTCAGGACTCGTTCTGCTGGCTTCCAGCGCCGTGTGCTGGAAGATCAGGCAGCACAAGAAGAAGGCAAAGAGGCGGGAGAGCCAGACGGCGCTCGTGGCGAACCAGCGAACCTTGTTTGGCTAA